The proteins below come from a single Sorghum bicolor cultivar BTx623 chromosome 4, Sorghum_bicolor_NCBIv3, whole genome shotgun sequence genomic window:
- the LOC8060396 gene encoding probable LRR receptor-like serine/threonine-protein kinase At5g10290, whose protein sequence is MGWSVMEVRPEWDLGKMRELRFVVLVLVISLPCFSASDRQGDALYDMKQKLNVTGGQLSDWNQNQVNPCTWNSVICDNNNNVVQVTLAARGFTGVLSPRIGELQYLSVLSLAGNRITGTVPEEFGNLSSLTSLDLEDNLLVGEVPASLGNLSKLTLLILSKNNFNGSIPDSIANISSLTDIRLAYNNLSGQIPGSLFQVARYNFSGNHLNCGPNFPHSCASSMSYQSGSHSSKIGLILGTVGGILGLLIVGALFLICNARRKSHLREVFVDVAGEDDRRIAFGQIKRFAWRELQIATDNFNERNVLGQGGFGKVYKGVLPDATKIAVKRLTDYDSPGGEAAFLREVELISVAVHRNLLRLIGFCTTQTERLLVYPFMQNLSVACRLRDFKPGEPILDWPSRKRVAIGTARGLEYLHEHCNPKIIHRDVKAANVLLDEDFEPVVGDFGLAKLVDVQKTSVTTQVRGTMGHIAPEYLSTGKSSERTDVFGYGIMLLELVTGQRAIDFSRLEEEEDVLLLDHVKKLQREGELDSIVDKNLNQNYDSEDLEMIIQIALLCTQASPEDRPSMSEVVRMLEGEGLAERWEEWQHVEVTRRQEYERMQRRFDWGEDSVYNQEAMELSAGR, encoded by the exons ATGGGGTGGAGTGTAATGGAGGTCCGGCCGGAGTGGGATCTAGGCAAGATGAGGGAGCTGCGCTTCGTTGTGTTGGTTCTGGTGATATCCTTGCCGTGCTTCTCTGCATCCGATCGCCAAG GAGATGCTTTATATGATATGAAACAAAAACTGAACGTTACTGGCGGTCAGCTTTCAGATTGGAACCAAAATCAAGTTAACCCTTGCACATGGAATTCTGTTATTTgtgacaacaacaacaatgttgTTCAAGT AACTTTGGCTGCACGAGGATTCACGGGTGTTCTGTCACCAAGAATTGGAGAACTCCAATATTTGAGTGTCCT GTCATTGGCTGGTAACAGGATTACCGGTACTGTACCAGAGGAGTTTGGTAATCTATCTAGCTTGACAAGCTTAGATTTAGAGGACAATCTTTTAGTTGGAGAAGTACCAGCTTCTCTTGGCAACCTTTCTAAGCTAACGCtgtt GATACTGAGTAAAAATAATTTCAATGGGTCAATTCCTGATAGCATAGCGAACATTTCAAGCTTGACAGACAT CCGCCTGGCATATAATAATTTGTCCGGTCAGATACCTGGTTCGCTGTTTCAAGTAGCACGTTACAA CTTTTCTGGTAATCACTTAAACTGTGGACCcaacttcccgcattcttgtgCATCCAGCATGTCCTATCAGA GTGGATCCCATAGCTCAAAAATTGGCTTAATACTTGGAACAGTTGGTGGAATTTTAGGGCTTCTTATCGTGGGAGCTCTGTTTCTAATCTGTAATGCAAGGAGGAAAAGCCACCTGCGGGAAGTTTTTGTGGATGTAGCAG GCGAGGACGATCGACGAATTGCGTTTGGCCAGATCAAAAGATTTGCATGGCGAGAACTGCAGATTGCGACTGATAATTTCAATGAAAGAAATGTTCTTGGACAGGGAGGTTTTGGTAAAGTATACAAGGGAGTTCTTCCTGATGCAACTAAGATCGCTGTAAAACGATTGACTGACTATGACAGTCCTGGTGGGGAGGCTGCCTTCTTGCGGGAGGTTGAGCTTATTAGTGTTGCAGTTCATCGCAATCTCTTAAGATTAATTGGCTTCTGCACGACACAAACAGAGCGCTTGCTGGTCTATCCATTTATGCAGAATTTGAGTGTTGCCTGCCGCTTAAGAG ATTTTAAGCCTGGAGAACCCATCCTAGACTGGCCTTCAAGGAAACGGGTGGCTATAGGTACAGCTCGTGGACTGGAGTATCTGCATGAACACTGCAACCCCAAGATCATACACCGTGATGTTAAAGCTGCAAATGTATTACTTGACGAGGATTTCGAGCCTGTTGTTGGTGATTTTGGCCTAGCAAAGCTCGTAGATGTGCAGAAGACATCTGTGACAACACAAGTCCGTGGAACCATGGGTCACATAGCACCTGAGTACCTGTCCACAGGGAAGTCGTCCGAGAGGACTGATGTTTTTGGCTATGGGATCATGCTTCTTGAACTTGTGACGGGTCAGCGGGCTATTGACTTCTCACGGTTGGAAGAGGAAGAAGATGTGCTATTGCTTGATCAT GTAAAGAAGCTACAGAGAGAAGGGGAGCTAGACTCCATTGTGGACAAGAACCTTAATCAGAATTATGATAGTGAGGATCTTGAGATGATAATACAGATAGCACTGCTCTGCACGcaggcatcacctgaggaccgACCATCAATGTCTGAAGTGGTTAGGATGCTGGAAGGTGAGGGTTTGGCGGAGCGGTGGGAGGAGTGGCAGCATGTGGAGGTGACAAGGAGGCAGGAGTATGAGCGGATGCAGCGGAGGTTCGACTGGGGAGAGGATTCTGTCTACAATCAGGAAGCGATGGAGTTGTCTGCAGGTAGATGA